The Megachile rotundata isolate GNS110a chromosome 8, iyMegRotu1, whole genome shotgun sequence genome has a segment encoding these proteins:
- the LOC100880377 gene encoding NAD-dependent protein deacylase sirtuin-5, mitochondrial, protein MNVMKSFREILANAKNVLILTGSGVSAESGIPTFRGAGGFWRKYQAPNLATPEAFAANPSLVWEFYEYRRTVASQVKPNKAHEAIAAFQESSLKNGKNVTIITQNIDELHQRAGAKDVIELHGSLYKTRCTVCHDVSVNKNIPICPALEGKGSPDPNIMTSDIPKEQLPRCQKENCNGLLRPHIVWFGENLDENVLQQAFNAVETCDVCLVIGTSSVVYPAAMFAPEVANRGIPVAEFNLEMTPASRHFQYHFQGPCTTTVTEALKP, encoded by the exons ATGAATGTCATGAAGTCATTCCGAGAAATATTAGCAAATgcgaaaaatgtattaatattaactgGTAGCGGAGTTTCTGCAGAATCTGGTATTCCTACATTCCGGGGTGCTGGTGGATTTTGGAGAAAATATCAAGCCCCAAATCTTGCAACTCCAGAAGCTTTTGCTGCAAATCCTTCTTTAGTTTGGGAGTTTTACGAATATCGTAGAACAGTAGCCAGTCAAGTCAAACCTAACAAG GCTCATGAAGCAATAGCAGCTTTCCAAGAGAGTAGtttaaaaaatggtaaaaatgtTACTATTATAACACAAAACATTGATGAACTTCATCAAAGAGCTGGAGCAAAAGATGTGATAGAGCTTCATGGTTCACTTTATAAAACTCGTTGTACAGTTTGTCATGATgtttctgtaaataaaaatattccaatATGTCCTGCACTAGAGGGAAAAGG ATCTCCAGATCCAAATATTATGACGTCTGATATTCCAAAAGAACAATTACCAAGATgtcaaaaagaaaattgtaatggTTTGTTAAGACCACACATTGTATGGTTTGGTGAAAATTTAGATGAAAATGTACTTCAACAGGCTT TTAATGCAGTCGAAACGTGTGACGTTTGTTTGGTTATTGGTACATCATCCGTTGTATATCCTGCGGCAATGTTTGCGCCAGAAGTAGCAAATCGCGGTATTCCTGTTGCCGagtttaatttagaaatgacTCCAGCTTCAAGACACTTTCA gtATCACTTTCAAGGTCCTTGTACTACAACTGTAACAGAAGCTTTAAAACCCTAA
- the E(Pc) gene encoding enhancer of Polycomb produces the protein MSKLSFRARALDASKPMPIYMAEELPDLPDYSAINRAVPQMPSGMEKEEECEHHLQRAICTGLIIPTPEVTDLTDVEAYDKIYPADYKLPRQLIHMQPFAMEQDIPDYDMDSEDEKWVAVQSRKMDLTPLQFEEMMDRLEKSSGQTVVTLNEAKALLKEDDDLIIAVFDYWLNKRLKTQHPLLLSVKTEHRFGSAANNPYLAFRRRTEKMQTRKNRKNDETSYEKMLKLRRDLSRAVTLLEMVKRREKTKREHLHLTIEVYEKRYQAQDFNGQILAEVSALKTPRPAFAPIFTNQFGVHQNWANKVCSKDEVVPRKEKRQYKKRKHKTDSRGGNLDDSGVRGGTGSGGGRGSRPGVLGGGLDPLMSSDEDSPLPSHSHSQPSVPSDRDDEDTADEGQFAFRRNRNSTYLPPVSGGFGNWPWCDKSEGGLADKKYRFALTSISKPVPRCIGFARRRVGRGGRVILDRCSTDMDDMWSSLDFTIHQPKREPVDSDTTTASTPVKKEWLHFRPKTPPVSVYSPSEESSDTDSDSEPTLSRPKPLPYPFPPEATSICVEVEPERPGDEPPFTSEFNIADYFSVDALSDFDLAVASITGSACVSGLSDNNSSDSRTDDLGSSHFVVTPLPCSLFAQPATQQSRPQCSGSGSSVVNTSTSSTVPSSFLCATNQPTTSSTVSTQCTSTTTETQLNQSKQQHRQFPNNSSSASILSKSLTSPTNNRNGGNCGSGSAGVRVFSASTTTSGTITNFGNGHQNGPLPHINNSNNLSNSTHVVNNQSTIVLPQKHPPSNLLPGLIAQSKLASLARQQQQTQSQTQQIPTSGEITLNSNSENLDMEVDGVETAACDGKPQQQQLVRANKTNSLAMEVT, from the exons ATGAGCAAGCTGTCGTTCAGGGCCCGCGCCCTGGACGCTTCCAAGCCCATGCCAATTTATATGGCCGAAGAATTGCCGGATCTACCAGATTATTCGGCCATTAACCGTGCTGTGCCCCAAATGCCCAGCGGCATGGAAAAGGAGGAGGAATGT GAACATCACTTGCAAAGAGCAATATGTACAGGTCTAATCATTCCTACCCCAGAAGTAACTGACTTGACAGATGTAGAAGCTTATGACAAAATCTATCCAGCTGATTATAAGCTACCTCGTCAGCTTATACATATGCAAC CTTTTGCAATGGAGCAAGATATTCCAGATTATGATATGGATTCAGAAGATGAAAAATGGGTTGCGGTGCAGAGCCGTAAGATGGACTTAACTCCTCTCCAATTTGAAGAAATGATGGATCGTTTGGAGAAAAGTTCAGGGCAAACTGTAGTCACTCTTAATGAAGCAAAGGCTCTTCTGAAAGAGGATGACGATTTAATTATAGCTGTTTTTGATTACTGGTTGAATAAACGTCTTAAAACA CAACACCCCCTTTTATTATCGGTAAAAACAGAGCATCGGTTTGGTTCAGCTGCCAATAATCCTTATTTAGCGTTTAGACGTAGAACCGAAAAAATGCAAACACGTAAAAATCGTAAGAATGATGAAACTAGTTATGAAAAGATGCTAAAGCTCCGTAGGGATCTTAGTAGAGCAGTTACACTTCTCGAAATGGTTAAAAGAAGGGAAAAAACCAAACGAGAACACTTACATCTTACAATCGAAGTTTACGAGAAAag ATATCAAGCACAGGACTTCAATGGACAGATATTAGCGGAAGTATCAGCATTGAAGACGCCGAGACCAGCCTTTGCTCCAATATTTACAAATCAATTTGGTGTTCATCAAAATTGGGCGAATAAAGTTTGTAGTAAA GACGAAGTAGTACCCAGGAAAGAAAAAAGACAATACAAGAAACGGAAACATAAAACTGACAGTAGAGGAGGTAACTTGGACGACAGTGGAGTACGCGGTGGAACAGGTAGCGGAGGTGGTCGGGGTAGTCGGCCTGGTGTTCTTGGAGGCGGGCTGGACCCGCTGATGAGCTCAGACGAAGATAGTCCACTTCCATCTCACTCGCATTCTCAGCCCTCGGTTCCCTCGGATCGCGATGACGAAGATACCGCTGATGAGGGTCAATTTGCTTTTCGACGGAATAGAAATAGCACTTATTTACCA CCTGTATCaggtggatttggaaattggccgTGGTGTGATAAAAGCGAAGGGGGCTTGGCTGATAAGAAGTATAGGTTTGCGCTGACCAGCATTAGCAAACCAGTACCACGGTGTATTGGTTTTGCGCGACGGCGAGTTGGTCGGGGTGGCAG AGTAATATTGGACCGTTGTTCAACCGATATGGATGATATGTGGTCTTCTCTAGACTTCACGATACATCAACCAAAACGAGAACCTGTGGATTCCGATACAACTACCGCGTCAACTCCAGTTAAAAAAGAATG GTTACATTTCCGACCAAAGACTCCACCTGTGTCAGTGTATAGTCCAAGCGAAGAAAGTAGTGATACGGACTCGGATTCAGAGCCAACGTTATCTCGACCGAAACCGCTTCCGTATCCGTTCCCACCAGAGGCAACATCTATCTGCGTGGAAGTAGAACCTGAACGGCCAGGAGATGAACCACCTTTCACGTCGGAATTCAATATCGCGGATTATTTTTCGGTGGATGCTTTGTCGGACTTCGACCTTGCCGTGGCGAGTATCACCGGTAGTGCGTGCGTTAGTGGACTATCGGACAATAACTCTAGCGATTCGCGGACAGACGATCTGGGCAGTTCACATTTCGTTGTGACTCCTTTACCTTGCAGTCTTTTTGCACAGCCTGCGACACAACAGAGTCGGCCTCAGTGCAGTGGTAGTGGTTCTAGTGTTGTAAATACTTCTACGAGTTCTACAGTCCCATCGTCTTTCTTGTGTGCGACCAATCAACCGACAACATCAAGTACGGTATCTACGCAATGTACAAGTACTACTACCGAGACACAATTGAATCAATCTAAACAACAACACAGACAATTTCCAAACAATAGCAGTTCCGCCTCCATTCTATCTAAGTCCCTGACTAGTCCAACAAATAATAGGAATGGCGGCAACTGCGGCAGTGGTAGTGCTGGAGTCAGAGTGTTCAGTGCAAGTACCACGACCAGTGGAACAATTACAAACTTCGGTAATGGACATCAAAATGGTCCATTACCACATATAAATAACTCTAATAACCTTTCAAATAGCACTCATGTCGTGAATAATCAGTCAACGATAGTTCTGCCGCAAAAACATCCGCCGTCCAATCTGCTACCTGGCTTGATCGCACAGAGCAAATTGGCGAGTCTTGCGAGGCAACAACAACAGACGCAAAGTCAGACGCAACAAATCCCAACGTCCGGGGAAATTACGCTTAATAGTAATAG tgaaaatttggatatggaGGTGGATGGAGTGGAAACTGCAGCATGCGACGGTAAACCGCAGCAGCAGCAACTTGTTCGAGCAAACAAAACAAATTCATTAGCAATGGAAGTGACATGA
- the trsn gene encoding translin isoform X2, translated as MAERISEIFNAFQDYLNNEEELREEIRAVVKDLDKSARDILMILQNIHSENNMEENIISQYCASARELFKDVRIKYSKLALVVPKEQYYRFHDQWRFVTQKLCFLASLIIYLEIKVLVTKETVAEMLGVKDNREDGFHLNLEDYLMGLLQLSAELSRFAINSVTNGDYNRPIEIARFVSELNAGFRLLQLKNDSLRKRFDGLKYAVKKVEEVVYDLSIRGLKPSSNLVTQETE; from the exons ATGGCTGAGAGAatatcagaaatttttaatgcGTTTCaggattatttaaataatgaagAAGAATTACGTGAG GAAATCCGTGCCGTTGTAAAAGATCTTGACAAGAGTGCCAGAGACATTCTTatgatattacaaaatattcacaGTGAAAATAATATGGAAGAAAACATAA TATCACAATATTGTGCAAGTGCAAGAGAATTATTCAAAGATGTAcgcataaaatattcaaaacttgCATTAGTTGTACCAAAAGAACAATATTATAGATTTCATGATCAGTGGCGATTTGTTACACAGAAATTGTGTTTTTTAGcttctttaataatatatttagaaattaaagtatTAGTTACCAAAGAGACTGTCGCAGAAATGTTAGGAG TTAAAGATAACAGAGAAGATGGTTTTCATTTGAACCTAGAAGATTACTTAATGGGTTTGTTGCAATTATCTGCAGAATTG AGTCGTTTTGCTATAAATAGCGTTACTAATGGTGATTACAATCGACCTATAGAAATAGCCAGATTTGTGAGTGAACTAAATGCAGGCTTTAGACTTttacaattgaaaaatgattccTTAAGAAAACGCTTTGATGGCTTAAAATATGCTGTTAAAAAGGTAGAAGAAGTGGTTTATGATCTTAGTATACGAGGTTTAAAACCATCTTCAAATTTGGTAACACAAGAAACAGAGTAa
- the trsn gene encoding translin isoform X1 produces MAERISEIFNAFQDYLNNEEELREEIRAVVKDLDKSARDILMILQNIHSENNMEENIIVSQYCASARELFKDVRIKYSKLALVVPKEQYYRFHDQWRFVTQKLCFLASLIIYLEIKVLVTKETVAEMLGVKDNREDGFHLNLEDYLMGLLQLSAELSRFAINSVTNGDYNRPIEIARFVSELNAGFRLLQLKNDSLRKRFDGLKYAVKKVEEVVYDLSIRGLKPSSNLVTQETE; encoded by the exons ATGGCTGAGAGAatatcagaaatttttaatgcGTTTCaggattatttaaataatgaagAAGAATTACGTGAG GAAATCCGTGCCGTTGTAAAAGATCTTGACAAGAGTGCCAGAGACATTCTTatgatattacaaaatattcacaGTGAAAATAATATGGAAGAAAACATAA TAGTATCACAATATTGTGCAAGTGCAAGAGAATTATTCAAAGATGTAcgcataaaatattcaaaacttgCATTAGTTGTACCAAAAGAACAATATTATAGATTTCATGATCAGTGGCGATTTGTTACACAGAAATTGTGTTTTTTAGcttctttaataatatatttagaaattaaagtatTAGTTACCAAAGAGACTGTCGCAGAAATGTTAGGAG TTAAAGATAACAGAGAAGATGGTTTTCATTTGAACCTAGAAGATTACTTAATGGGTTTGTTGCAATTATCTGCAGAATTG AGTCGTTTTGCTATAAATAGCGTTACTAATGGTGATTACAATCGACCTATAGAAATAGCCAGATTTGTGAGTGAACTAAATGCAGGCTTTAGACTTttacaattgaaaaatgattccTTAAGAAAACGCTTTGATGGCTTAAAATATGCTGTTAAAAAGGTAGAAGAAGTGGTTTATGATCTTAGTATACGAGGTTTAAAACCATCTTCAAATTTGGTAACACAAGAAACAGAGTAa
- the LOC100880263 gene encoding fanconi-associated nuclease 1 isoform X1 has product MPQSTLDKYFNTKKRILNENSKTLKKRKKLSMHTKDSLLYVSQASQNHEKPLTNELKRSNSVSPIKSQSNNYVPKVPSGKLMKTSSFHDIINKTVKNEAIDNMNLLKTGAISYNNFNLEKIYGDGKFYFSYNDVDKKSTLKYELDDAMLPVDLHSKILFATIFTVFRNPINVGYFNESELDFIYSILSLPHNAQLLLSRMIKRKKSWFRKSQISYPETASDLKHIFQILATHSICTLDLKDINLIMILELLTADEIKKICQKLKLKCCPNKKDNIKTLLIFSEKKALFPGMKKPSDVLFSSVINILDYCVSLTEKTWVIIDKILTLIMPNSDPKMSRADIFFALSDVYLGKVMFPSIPENRFPIFSSNLHLMSYIEAKTTLSTTLQLIEGKKWKEVKDCGKLAMETLQRLINTESVRLRNSLLPVHVRRYLPVYVWFKILSLCVDAFKKDADKTQVVKVLRFLLEQDCCMHTKKGEWYCELALTEMHHNKNIEASALIIIEALSKDLTQVDIVQLIERAKRIAKKKTGLNPTIKFDINKILDEHSHQMPEHENKTNVISAALMPENTKTNKSVWCIESNSNGRSYGSVETVAVYHYYQEGFSNGLHCEGALPIIFFYTLFWEELYDVHIPGAFVTDYQYAPDDLFTGNFYENRKEKIQLKLDIINNLDSMSLSTLMEQKFQICKQFQSIMPTTLLKDNQLKEIVQCLGVQGVIGICRRLIENFKLWKAGFPDLIIWNFQSKEHKLVEVKGPKDSLSIKQRLWLEYLNQLGLNTEVCLVKGKYTLILNFFHNIDLGF; this is encoded by the exons atgccaCAATCAACattagataaatattttaatactaagAAACGAATATtgaatgaaaattcaaaaact CTAAAAAAACGCAAAAAGTTGAGCATGCACACCAAAGATTCTTTATTGTATGTTAGTCAAGCATCACAAAATCATGAGAAACCTTTAACAAACGAATTAAAAAGAAGTAATTCTGTATCCCCTATcaaatcacaatctaacaactaTGTACCAAAAGTTCCATCAGGAAAATTGATGAAAACATCTTCATTTCATGATATAATTAATAAGACTGTAAAAAATGAAGCAATAGATAAtatgaatttgttaaaaacagGTGCAAtatcatataataatttcaactTAGAGAAAATATATGGAGatggtaaattttatttttcgtataACGATGTAGATAAAAAATCTACATTAAAGTATGAATTAGATGATGCAATGTTACCTGTGGATttacattctaaaattttgtttgccACTATTTTTACTGTTTTCCGTAATCCAATAAATGTTGGATACTTTAATGAAAGTGAATTGgattttatatattcaatattatCACTGCCACATAATgcacagttattattatcacgcatgataaaaagaaaaaagtcaTGGTTTAGAAAAAGTCAAATCAGTTACCCAGAAACAGCTTCGGATTTAAAACATATATTTCAAATCCTGGCTACACATTCAATTTGTACTTTGGACCTAAAAgacataaatttaataatgattCTGGAGTTGTTAACAgcagatgaaattaaaaaaatttgtcagaaattgaaattaaaatgttgtccAAATAAGAAGGACAACATTAAAACATTACtaatattttctgaaaaaaaGGCATTATTTCCTGGTATGAAAAAACCTAGTGATGTTTTATTTAGTTCAGTCATTAATATACTTGATTATTGTGTAAGTTTGACTGAAAAAACATGGGTCATTATAGACAAgatattaacattaattatgCCGAATAGTGACCCAAAAATGAGTAGAGCAGATATATTTTTTGCATTAAGTGATGTTTACTTAGGAAAAGTTATGTTTCCTAGTATTCCAGAAAATCGTTTTCCAATATTTTCTAGCAACTTGCATTTAATGAG TTACATAGAGGCTAAGACAACTTTATCTACAACATTACAATTAATTGAAGGAAAGAAATGGAAAGAGGTAAAAGATTGTGGAAAATTAGCCATGGAAACATTACAAAGATTGATAAATACAGAATCAGTGAg ATTGAGGAATTCTTTACTTCCAGTGCATGTAAGACGATACTTACCCGTTTATGTATGGTTCAAAATACTTTCTCTATGTGTAGATGCATTTAAAAAGGATGCGGATAAGACTCAAGTTGTAAAAGTCTTACGTTTCTTACTAGAACAAGATTGTTGTATGCATACAAAAAAAGGGGAATGGTATTGTGAATTAGCACTCACTGAAATGcatcacaataaaaatatagaagctAGTGCATTAATAATAATCGAAGCTTTAAGTAAAGACTTAACACAAGTAGATATAGTACAGCTTATAGAAAGAGCAAAAAGAATAGCAAAGAAAAAAACTGGGTTAAATCccacaataaaatttgatattaataaaatattagatgAACACAGTCATCAAATGCCAGAACACGAGAATAAAACTAATGTTATAAGCGCTGCATTAATGCCAGA AAATACTAAAACAAACAAAAGCGTTTGGTGTATTGAAAGTAATTCGAACGGTCGAAGTTATGGATCAGTTGAAACTGTAGCAGTATACCATTATTATCAGGAAGGTTTTTCTAATGGATTGCATTGCGAGGGTGCATtgccaattatttttttttatactttattttggGAAGAACTATATGATGTACATATTCCTGGCGCATTCGTCACAGATTATCAATATGCGCCAGATGATTTATTCActggaaatttttatgaaaatagaaaagaaaaaatacagtTGAAACTtgacattattaataatttagattCTATGTCTTTAAGTACATTAATGgagcaaaaatttcaaatttgtaaacaatTCCAGTCAATAATGCCAACAACTTTGCTTAAAGATAATCAATTAAAA gaaatagTGCAGTGTTTGGGAGTTCAAGGTGTTATAGGAATCTGCAGGCGtcttattgaaaattttaagttgtGGAAAGCTGGCTTTCCAGATTTAATTATAtggaattttcaatctaaagAA CATAAACTTGTAGAAGTCAAGGGTCCCAAAGATTCCCTTTCAATTAAACAACGATTATGGCTGGAATACTTAAATCAGCTTGGACTCAATACAGAAGTATGTTTAGTAAAAGGTAAATATActctaattttgaatttttttcatAATATAGATTTAGGGTTTTAA
- the LOC100880263 gene encoding fanconi-associated nuclease 1 isoform X2, producing MPQSTLDKYFNTKKRILNENSKTLKKRKKLSMHTKDSLLYVSQASQNHEKPLTNELKRSNSVSPIKSQSNNYVPKVPSGKLMKTSSFHDIINKTVKNEAIDNMNLLKTGAISYNNFNLEKIYGDGKFYFSYNDVDKKSTLKYELDDAMLPVDLHSKILFATIFTVFRNPINVGYFNESELDFIYSILSLPHNAQLLLSRMIKRKKSWFRKSQISYPETASDLKHIFQILATHSICTLDLKDINLIMILELLTADEIKKICQKLKLKCCPNKKDNIKTLLIFSEKKALFPGMKKPSDVLFSSVINILDYCVSLTEKTWVIIDKILTLIMPNSDPKMSRADIFFALSDVYLGKVMFPSIPENRFPIFSSNLHLMSYIEAKTTLSTTLQLIEGKKWKEVKDCGKLAMETLQRLINTESVRLRNSLLPVHVRRYLPVYVWFKILSLCVDAFKKDADKTQVVKVLRFLLEQDCCMHTKKGEWYCELALTEMHHNKNIEASALIIIEALSKDLTQVDIVQLIERAKRIAKKKTGLNPTIKFDINKILDEHSHQMPEHENKTNVISAALMPENTKTNKSVWCIESNSNGRSYGSVETVAVYHYYQEGFSNGLHCEGALPIIFFYTLFWEELYDVHIPGAFVTDYQYAPDDLFTGNFYENRKEKIQLKLDIINNLDSMSLSTLMEQKFQICKQFQSIMPTTLLKDNQLKEIVQCLGVQGVIGICRRLIENFKLWKAGFPDLIIWNFQSKEHKLVEVKGPKDSLSIKQRLWLEYLNQLGLNTEVCLVKAQREK from the exons atgccaCAATCAACattagataaatattttaatactaagAAACGAATATtgaatgaaaattcaaaaact CTAAAAAAACGCAAAAAGTTGAGCATGCACACCAAAGATTCTTTATTGTATGTTAGTCAAGCATCACAAAATCATGAGAAACCTTTAACAAACGAATTAAAAAGAAGTAATTCTGTATCCCCTATcaaatcacaatctaacaactaTGTACCAAAAGTTCCATCAGGAAAATTGATGAAAACATCTTCATTTCATGATATAATTAATAAGACTGTAAAAAATGAAGCAATAGATAAtatgaatttgttaaaaacagGTGCAAtatcatataataatttcaactTAGAGAAAATATATGGAGatggtaaattttatttttcgtataACGATGTAGATAAAAAATCTACATTAAAGTATGAATTAGATGATGCAATGTTACCTGTGGATttacattctaaaattttgtttgccACTATTTTTACTGTTTTCCGTAATCCAATAAATGTTGGATACTTTAATGAAAGTGAATTGgattttatatattcaatattatCACTGCCACATAATgcacagttattattatcacgcatgataaaaagaaaaaagtcaTGGTTTAGAAAAAGTCAAATCAGTTACCCAGAAACAGCTTCGGATTTAAAACATATATTTCAAATCCTGGCTACACATTCAATTTGTACTTTGGACCTAAAAgacataaatttaataatgattCTGGAGTTGTTAACAgcagatgaaattaaaaaaatttgtcagaaattgaaattaaaatgttgtccAAATAAGAAGGACAACATTAAAACATTACtaatattttctgaaaaaaaGGCATTATTTCCTGGTATGAAAAAACCTAGTGATGTTTTATTTAGTTCAGTCATTAATATACTTGATTATTGTGTAAGTTTGACTGAAAAAACATGGGTCATTATAGACAAgatattaacattaattatgCCGAATAGTGACCCAAAAATGAGTAGAGCAGATATATTTTTTGCATTAAGTGATGTTTACTTAGGAAAAGTTATGTTTCCTAGTATTCCAGAAAATCGTTTTCCAATATTTTCTAGCAACTTGCATTTAATGAG TTACATAGAGGCTAAGACAACTTTATCTACAACATTACAATTAATTGAAGGAAAGAAATGGAAAGAGGTAAAAGATTGTGGAAAATTAGCCATGGAAACATTACAAAGATTGATAAATACAGAATCAGTGAg ATTGAGGAATTCTTTACTTCCAGTGCATGTAAGACGATACTTACCCGTTTATGTATGGTTCAAAATACTTTCTCTATGTGTAGATGCATTTAAAAAGGATGCGGATAAGACTCAAGTTGTAAAAGTCTTACGTTTCTTACTAGAACAAGATTGTTGTATGCATACAAAAAAAGGGGAATGGTATTGTGAATTAGCACTCACTGAAATGcatcacaataaaaatatagaagctAGTGCATTAATAATAATCGAAGCTTTAAGTAAAGACTTAACACAAGTAGATATAGTACAGCTTATAGAAAGAGCAAAAAGAATAGCAAAGAAAAAAACTGGGTTAAATCccacaataaaatttgatattaataaaatattagatgAACACAGTCATCAAATGCCAGAACACGAGAATAAAACTAATGTTATAAGCGCTGCATTAATGCCAGA AAATACTAAAACAAACAAAAGCGTTTGGTGTATTGAAAGTAATTCGAACGGTCGAAGTTATGGATCAGTTGAAACTGTAGCAGTATACCATTATTATCAGGAAGGTTTTTCTAATGGATTGCATTGCGAGGGTGCATtgccaattatttttttttatactttattttggGAAGAACTATATGATGTACATATTCCTGGCGCATTCGTCACAGATTATCAATATGCGCCAGATGATTTATTCActggaaatttttatgaaaatagaaaagaaaaaatacagtTGAAACTtgacattattaataatttagattCTATGTCTTTAAGTACATTAATGgagcaaaaatttcaaatttgtaaacaatTCCAGTCAATAATGCCAACAACTTTGCTTAAAGATAATCAATTAAAA gaaatagTGCAGTGTTTGGGAGTTCAAGGTGTTATAGGAATCTGCAGGCGtcttattgaaaattttaagttgtGGAAAGCTGGCTTTCCAGATTTAATTATAtggaattttcaatctaaagAA CATAAACTTGTAGAAGTCAAGGGTCCCAAAGATTCCCTTTCAATTAAACAACGATTATGGCTGGAATACTTAAATCAGCTTGGACTCAATACAGAAGTATGTTTAGTAAAAG CTCAACGAGAAAAATAA
- the LOC100880489 gene encoding methionine aminopeptidase 1D, mitochondrial has translation MFFRNFFKRKSQATARKVVNNSFGNYEIIEPWEVTEIRKVPPYIPKPSYSQSSIPRKGPKNPEIKDKNQIQSMRYSCNFAKQVLMYVRKYIKPGITTDELDAIAHELIISNGAYPSPLNYQGFPKSICTSINNVACHGIPDKRPLQKGDILNVDITVYLHGYHGDCSKTFAVADCDTEAKHLINVTELCLAKAIDICKPNENLSSIGNIIEETANKFGYSVVPIFAGHGIGTYFHGPPDILHFANNFDGKMLPGMTFTIEPVLSQGSKDVEILEDGWTAVTVDNSRTAQCEHTILITDTDYEILTY, from the exons AtgttttttagaaatttcttcAAACGCAAATCACAA gCAACTGCACGTAAAGTTGTTAACAATTCTTTTGGCAACTATGAGATTATTGAACCATGGGAAGTAACTGAAATTAGAAAGGTACCACCTTATATTCCTAAACCTTCATACAGTCAGTCATCTATACCCCGAAAAGGACccaaaaatccagaaattaaAGACAAAAATCAAATACAGAGTATGCGATATAGTTGTAATTTTGCTAAACAAGTGTTAATGTATGTCAGAAAATATATAAAG CCTGGTATAACTACAGATGAATTGGATGCAATAGCCCATGAACTGATAATAAGCAATGGAGCTTATCCTAGTCCACTTAATTATCAAGGATTTCCTAAATCAATATGTACTAGTATTAATAATGTAGCATGTCATGGTATTCCAGATAAACGACCATTACAAAAGGGAGATATACTTAATGTTGACATAACA GTATATTTACATGGATATCATGGAGATTGTTCAAAAACATTTGCAGTAGCAGATTGTGACACAGAAGCTAAGCATCTAATAAATGTAACAGAATTATGCTTGGCAAAAGCTATTGATATTTGTAAACCAAATGAAAATTTGTCTAGTATAG gaaatATTATTGAAGAAACAGCAAATAAATTTGGATATTCTGTAGTTCCAATATTTGCTGGACACGGTATTGGAACTTATTTTCATGGACCACCAGATATTCTGCATTTTG CAAATAATTTTGATGGAAAAATGTTGCCGGGAATGACATTTACCATTGAACCAGTTTTAAGTCAAGGCAGTAAAgatgttgaaattttagaagatGGTTGGACAGCTGTTACAGTAGATAATTCACGAACTGCTCAATGTGAACATACTATTTTAATTACAGACACTGATTATGAGATATTA